A genome region from Triticum aestivum cultivar Chinese Spring chromosome 2B, IWGSC CS RefSeq v2.1, whole genome shotgun sequence includes the following:
- the LOC123045674 gene encoding MADS-box transcription factor 27, with the protein MGRGKIVIRRIDNSTSRQVTFSKRRNGIFKKAKELGILCDAEVGLVIFSSTGRLYEYASSSMKSVIDRYGRAKEEQQLVANPNSELKFWQREAASLRQQLHNLQENHRQLTGQDLSGMGVKELQTLENQLEISLRCIRTKKDQILIDEIHELNHKGSLVHQENMELYRKINLIRQENAELQKKLSETEAATEVNRDSRTPYNFAVVEDANVSVDLELNSPQQQNDVEHTAPPKLGLQLHP; encoded by the exons ATGGGGCGGGGCAAGATAGTGATCCGGCGGATCGACAACTCCACGAGCCGGCAGGTGACGTTCTCGAAGCGGAGGAACGGGATCTTCAAGAAGGCCAAGGAGCTGGGTATTCTCTGCGATGCCGAGGTCGGTCtcgtcatcttctccagcaccggccGCCTCTATGAGTACGCCAGCTCCAG CATGAAGTCAGTGATAGATCGATATGGACGAGCCAAGGAGGAGCAGCAACTTGTTGCAAACCCCAACTCGGAGCTTAAG TTCTGGCAAAGGGAGGCAGCAAGCTTGAGACAACAACTGCACAACTTGCAAGAAAATCATCG GCAGTTGACGGGACAAGATCTTTCTGGAATGGGTGTCAAGGAACTGCAGACTCTAGAAAATCAACTGGAAATAAGCCTGCGTTGCATCCGGACAAAAAAG GACCAAATCTTGATTGATGAGATTCATGAACTGAATCACAAG GGGAGTCTTGTCCACCAAGAAAACATGGAATTATACAGAAAGATTAACCTAATTCGTCAAGAAAATGCTGAGTTACAAAAAAAG CTCTCTGAGACGGAGGCAGCGACTGAAGTTAACCGAGATTCAAGAACTCCATACAATTTTGCAGTTGTTGAAGATGCCAATGTTTCTGTTGATCTTGAACTCAATTCACCGCAGCAACAAAATGATGTTGAGCATACTGCGCCCCCTAAACTAGG ATTGCAACTACATCCATGA